The genomic DNA GCGATTTTATCTGTTAGAGTTTGAGGCAACCAATCGGCATTTACGAGAGGATCCATGGCGAAACCCGGCACTCCGCGACATTCCAAATCGGCCCGTAATCCTGTGACAATCAATCTTGATCCATCGGATGTGAAGCGGGTTGACGAACCGGCGAAGGCGACGCCAGATGCGGAGCCGGTGGGAAATTTCTCAAAATCTGAAAACCCAAAACCGGAAACCCCGAAGCCTGCATCACCCAAACCCGAAGCGACGGCTGCCGAAAAGACCGTGAAGACGGAAACGCCGGAAAGTTCGACTTATACCAAACCTCCTTTTACCTCGGGCGTGAAACCAGAAACCCAGCAGACTGCGCAAAAGAGCGGTGCGGGCGCGTCGCATCTTCTGGCCGGTATTGCTGGTGGTGTAATCGGGCTTGGCGGTTTGCTGGCTCTGCAATGGGGCAATGTTATCCCCTCTCCGGGCGCGAGAGTGACAGCGGAACAGCTTGCGCATATGGAACAGCAGATCGCCGACTTGCGGACCAATCCGACACCGGCGCCGCTTGACGATACAAGCCGCGCGCAGCTTGCGGCTCTGGAAAAGAATGTTCAGGCAGCCGAGATCAAGGCAGAGGCGGTGGCAGGTTCCTTCGCCGATCTTCAGCAGCAATTTGCCGCCTTGCCGAAAGAGGCTGAGCAGGACGCGGCAGTCGATACCACTGCTCTGACCGAGCGGCTGGACGCGCTGGAAAGCAAGCTTTCAGCGACACAGAACCGGGCGGACG from Brucella anthropi ATCC 49188 includes the following:
- a CDS encoding COG4223 family protein, translated to MAKPGTPRHSKSARNPVTINLDPSDVKRVDEPAKATPDAEPVGNFSKSENPKPETPKPASPKPEATAAEKTVKTETPESSTYTKPPFTSGVKPETQQTAQKSGAGASHLLAGIAGGVIGLGGLLALQWGNVIPSPGARVTAEQLAHMEQQIADLRTNPTPAPLDDTSRAQLAALEKNVQAAEIKAEAVAGSFADLQQQFAALPKEAEQDAAVDTTALTERLDALESKLSATQNRADEATAGVSGNSGTISSLESKLTSLQEKVTQASRQPDATALIAANALKTAIDRGGSFKAELDTYASVTPNEASIEQLRAHADKGVPTVADLNAWFGAVANRIVATENKLPADAGIWDQLVASARGLVSVRPVAGNVTGTGVGPITARMEAALQAGDLERALSEWEQLPADAKATSQEFADQIRARRDADALVQRLVADSLKPKSTMGETGEAPASSGQ